Proteins from a genomic interval of Candidatus Yanofskybacteria bacterium:
- the gatC gene encoding Asp-tRNA(Asn)/Glu-tRNA(Gln) amidotransferase subunit GatC: MAEISKKEIEHVASLARIKLAEKEKQKIAEELGAILSYIDKLKEVNTDDARLVTQNAGLENVLRKDEPSTTLWLPKVVLGESMKKSLEDQVAKAVKLVEMAPDSKGNFVKVHSVISNRGK, from the coding sequence ATGGCTGAAATTTCCAAAAAAGAAATAGAGCATGTGGCTAGTTTAGCAAGGATCAAATTGGCCGAGAAAGAAAAGCAAAAAATAGCCGAAGAGCTTGGGGCGATTTTGAGTTATATTGATAAGTTAAAAGAAGTTAACACAGATGATGCACGGTTGGTTACCCAAAACGCTGGGCTTGAGAATGTTTTACGGAAAGATGAACCCAGCACCACTTTGTGGCTACCCAAAGTGGTGCTGGGTGAATCAATGAAAAAGTCGTTGGAAGATCAAGTGGCTAAAGCTGTAAAACTTGTTGAAATGGCCCCGGACAGCAAGGGCAATTTTGTTAAAGTTCATTCCGTTATAAGTAATCGCGGGAAGTAG
- the ligA gene encoding NAD-dependent DNA ligase LigA yields the protein MHKTEAKKRIEKLKTLINKYRYHRLVLDKPIIEESAEDSLKKELFDLEQQFPDLVTADSPTQRVAGKPLGKFEKFIHPARMFSFNDAFNRQDMEDWLDRLKRLDPHAVEGGFYCELKIDGLAIELIYEDGMLKIGSTRGDGTVGENVTQNLKTVEAIPLSLKPKTYNLKPALIVRGEVFIGKKEFEEVNKEQKRSGVAVYANPRNLAAGSVRQLNPAVTASRRLDSYAYSLVSNLGQKVHEDEHKILHKLGFKTNPHNKFCRNLEEVQEFRDYWEKHRESLNYEIDGIVVIVNDNKKFGKLGSVGKAPRAAIAYKFSPKESTTKVRDIIVSVGRTGVLTPVAVLEPVEIGGTTVSRATLHNEDEIRRLDVRIGDTVIVGRAGDVIPDIKKVLKELRDGREKIFHFPAKCPVCGGPVKRVTGEAAHKCINKNCPAIKREAIYHFVSKNAMNIDGVGPKIIDQLMDSGLIKDIADLYTLTKADLLNLERFAEKSAQNTVDAIQARKKVSLDRFIFALGIPHVGSETAVDLARKFGVLEKLEKANADELNSIKDIGNVVARSIYDWFRSNYNQNLLAKFKKTGLHILKQESTQKSSKLKGLTFVFTGTLDTLSREQAEEMTRENNGDVSSLVSKETNYVIAGAEPGSKYDRAKKLGVKILSEKEFLNMLQ from the coding sequence ATGCATAAAACAGAGGCTAAAAAAAGGATTGAGAAACTCAAGACGCTGATTAACAAGTACCGCTACCACCGGCTTGTTTTGGATAAGCCGATTATCGAAGAATCAGCCGAGGATTCTCTCAAAAAAGAACTTTTTGATCTTGAACAGCAATTCCCGGATTTAGTTACCGCGGATTCGCCAACTCAACGTGTTGCCGGAAAACCCCTTGGCAAATTTGAAAAATTTATCCATCCGGCCAGGATGTTCTCGTTTAATGACGCTTTTAACCGTCAGGATATGGAGGACTGGCTGGACAGGCTCAAGAGATTAGATCCGCACGCGGTGGAGGGCGGATTTTATTGTGAGTTAAAAATAGACGGTTTGGCGATCGAGTTAATTTATGAAGATGGCATGTTAAAAATAGGCTCAACTCGTGGTGATGGCACCGTGGGAGAAAACGTAACACAAAACCTTAAAACAGTTGAAGCCATCCCTCTTTCACTAAAACCTAAAACCTATAACCTAAAACCTGCCCTAATTGTTCGCGGCGAGGTATTTATAGGCAAAAAAGAATTTGAAGAAGTAAACAAGGAGCAAAAAAGGTCGGGTGTTGCTGTTTACGCTAATCCGCGCAATCTCGCGGCAGGTTCTGTGCGTCAGCTTAACCCAGCCGTTACCGCTTCGCGGCGGCTTGATTCATACGCCTACTCGTTGGTAAGTAACTTGGGCCAAAAAGTGCACGAAGATGAGCATAAGATCTTGCATAAACTTGGTTTCAAGACCAATCCTCACAATAAGTTTTGCCGCAACCTTGAGGAGGTACAGGAGTTTAGAGATTATTGGGAAAAGCACCGCGAGAGTCTGAATTACGAAATTGACGGCATCGTGGTGATAGTAAATGACAACAAAAAGTTCGGAAAACTGGGATCTGTCGGTAAGGCGCCGCGTGCCGCCATTGCTTATAAATTTTCGCCAAAAGAGTCAACAACCAAAGTTAGAGATATTATCGTTAGCGTAGGGCGTACCGGTGTTCTGACTCCAGTGGCCGTGCTTGAACCCGTGGAAATCGGTGGTACCACCGTGAGCCGTGCGACACTTCACAACGAAGATGAAATCAGGCGGTTGGACGTGCGCATTGGGGATACTGTGATAGTCGGCCGGGCCGGCGATGTTATACCAGACATCAAAAAAGTTCTCAAAGAGCTCCGTGATGGCCGAGAGAAGATTTTCCATTTTCCGGCAAAATGCCCGGTTTGTGGTGGGCCCGTTAAGCGTGTTACTGGTGAAGCTGCGCACAAGTGCATAAATAAAAATTGTCCGGCCATTAAGCGTGAGGCGATCTATCATTTTGTTTCAAAGAATGCCATGAACATAGATGGTGTTGGTCCGAAAATTATAGATCAACTAATGGATTCTGGACTTATTAAGGATATCGCCGACCTCTACACGCTTACCAAAGCCGATCTTTTAAATCTTGAACGTTTTGCTGAAAAATCAGCCCAAAATACGGTTGACGCAATCCAAGCGCGCAAGAAGGTTTCGCTGGACAGGTTTATTTTTGCTTTGGGAATTCCGCACGTTGGCTCGGAAACAGCAGTTGACCTTGCGCGTAAATTTGGCGTCTTGGAAAAATTGGAAAAAGCAAATGCGGACGAATTAAACAGCATCAAAGATATTGGCAATGTGGTTGCCAGAAGCATATATGATTGGTTTCGTAGCAATTATAATCAAAATCTTTTGGCAAAATTTAAGAAAACCGGCTTGCATATCCTCAAACAAGAATCGACTCAAAAATCGTCAAAATTAAAGGGTCTAACCTTTGTATTTACCGGTACGCTTGATACATTATCACGCGAACAGGCGGAGGAGATGACGCGTGAAAACAACGGTGATGTTTCGTCATTGGTTTCCAAGGAAACGAACTATGTTATTGCCGGTGCGGAGCCGGGCAGTAAATATGATCGTGCCAAAAAACTTGGCGTCAAGATATTATCTGAAAAAGAATTCTTAAATATGTTACAGTAA
- a CDS encoding PKD domain-containing protein — protein MNNFKNHGLILFLAVSALIFFITPHFASATSLVGGNCTVPPGENDCITSVTGDTNGLSDGWVGQLYYWYSKTGVGILDSYEYPPNSSIYSEFLTEVNQYYDVTLVTHDANWDNRVDYGPVTIQAFPAPTPTPTPTPTPTPTPTPTPTPPPTATLTVNDSTDILVNVNTYVEYEWDSTDADSGSTQLQIKNASGDNISQDACGTISGSFPDISGTSGSIPPSQIADCQASYTYEFTYTVQGGGGFASTVATVRVASTLPTLLHINCCTDTFFSETDHPWAIYTTGGDQTQYGITGGPPNHYVLWSSTLNGVPVIENCYLGNAPVGSDGTLWVAASGWTPGDMGNWTQTVNFTDVEPPLNACNVAPTSSSSASATFSVEAHVGVTFDSLMDNGAGEFSFSGVSFTYNYAVPYSDWHREIIPSGFWRPLMRNNWSAYFTSPQPPLGVGYDWAAVFGFTDPEGNNIQNDAWSAFQCVGSSPGKDSCVGTDSDSFIAHFRNTRIKVMSNQSSLDGTYTITPVSGNLPPASSNTLNSFYYGMLGAGATYTLTYTPAAGETVSSISAQSCIGGYPVEGNDPNNFSQGSCSSTSNDGPVSQVMESGGRIIFTIYTSSVPPPNSSPSVTSVTVAEPDYCVSGPAAIINWIYSDPDGDTQSAYQVQVDDQGSFQNPEIDSGKVSSSGTSYFASPLQFGVTYKSRVRVWDSQDAVSGWTQSQSWKTPKHAYPSVNFSWLPAKPVIDQQIQFSDLTQFFDGSSQGQRGWSWVFGDGGSSTIQNPTHAYISQGIYNVTETATDKDGFSCSLTKPVGVERPIPIWKEVSPK, from the coding sequence ATGAATAATTTTAAAAATCACGGTTTAATTTTATTTCTAGCTGTTTCTGCGCTGATATTTTTTATTACACCTCATTTTGCCAGTGCCACGTCGCTTGTTGGCGGAAATTGCACCGTGCCACCCGGTGAAAATGATTGCATAACCTCGGTTACGGGCGATACAAATGGATTATCGGACGGTTGGGTGGGGCAATTGTATTATTGGTATTCTAAAACCGGTGTTGGGATATTGGACTCTTACGAATATCCACCAAACAGTTCTATATATAGCGAGTTTTTAACTGAAGTTAATCAATATTATGATGTTACTTTGGTAACTCATGACGCTAACTGGGACAACCGAGTGGATTATGGCCCTGTAACGATTCAGGCTTTTCCGGCGCCGACCCCAACCCCCACACCCACCCCCACTCCCACGCCCACCCCGACTCCTACGCCAACACCACCGCCAACTGCTACTCTTACCGTCAACGATTCAACTGATATTCTAGTTAATGTCAATACCTACGTTGAATATGAATGGGATTCTACCGATGCGGATTCGGGCAGTACCCAGCTTCAGATAAAAAACGCCTCTGGTGATAATATTTCGCAAGATGCTTGCGGTACTATCAGCGGTTCGTTTCCGGATATTTCCGGAACTTCGGGAAGTATTCCACCCAGTCAGATTGCCGATTGCCAAGCAAGTTATACTTACGAATTTACTTATACAGTTCAGGGGGGCGGTGGTTTTGCTTCAACAGTGGCAACGGTCAGGGTTGCCTCAACCCTTCCTACGCTATTGCACATAAATTGCTGTACCGACACTTTTTTTAGCGAGACGGACCATCCGTGGGCTATTTATACTACCGGTGGAGACCAGACCCAGTATGGCATTACAGGCGGTCCTCCCAACCATTACGTTTTGTGGAGTTCTACACTAAACGGCGTCCCTGTTATTGAAAATTGTTATTTGGGAAATGCGCCGGTGGGTTCTGACGGCACTCTTTGGGTGGCCGCCAGCGGATGGACGCCTGGGGACATGGGCAATTGGACTCAAACCGTAAACTTTACCGATGTTGAACCGCCACTGAATGCTTGCAACGTGGCTCCGACAAGTTCATCTTCCGCTTCCGCGACGTTTTCAGTTGAAGCTCATGTCGGAGTAACTTTTGATTCACTGATGGATAATGGGGCTGGGGAGTTTTCTTTTAGTGGTGTTTCCTTTACTTATAATTATGCTGTTCCATATTCCGACTGGCACAGGGAAATAATCCCAAGCGGTTTTTGGCGTCCTCTCATGAGGAATAATTGGTCTGCTTATTTTACTTCGCCACAGCCACCTTTGGGCGTTGGTTACGATTGGGCGGCAGTGTTTGGTTTTACTGACCCGGAAGGAAATAATATACAGAATGACGCATGGAGTGCTTTTCAATGTGTCGGCAGTAGCCCGGGTAAAGATAGCTGCGTAGGCACGGATTCCGACTCATTTATAGCTCATTTTAGGAATACCAGAATAAAAGTGATGTCAAATCAAAGTTCTTTGGATGGAACTTATACTATCACGCCTGTTTCTGGTAATTTGCCCCCAGCTAGTTCTAATACCTTAAACTCTTTTTATTATGGCATGTTGGGAGCCGGTGCGACATATACCCTGACCTATACTCCAGCAGCGGGTGAAACGGTTTCTTCGATTTCTGCCCAAAGCTGCATCGGCGGCTACCCAGTTGAGGGGAACGATCCTAATAATTTTTCACAAGGTTCTTGTTCTTCTACTTCGAATGACGGACCTGTAAGCCAAGTCATGGAAAGCGGAGGCCGGATTATTTTTACCATTTACACCTCCTCTGTCCCACCGCCCAATTCTTCTCCGTCTGTTACCTCGGTTACCGTTGCCGAGCCGGATTACTGTGTTTCAGGTCCGGCTGCCATTATTAACTGGATTTATTCTGATCCTGATGGCGATACGCAATCTGCCTATCAAGTTCAAGTTGATGATCAGGGCTCATTCCAGAACCCTGAAATTGATTCCGGCAAAGTTAGTTCCAGTGGAACTTCATATTTTGCCAGTCCGTTGCAGTTTGGCGTTACTTATAAATCAAGAGTCCGAGTTTGGGATTCTCAAGATGCAGTTTCCGGCTGGACGCAATCCCAATCTTGGAAAACTCCAAAACATGCTTATCCCAGCGTGAATTTTTCATGGTTACCGGCCAAACCGGTGATTGATCAACAGATTCAGTTCTCCGATCTGACCCAGTTTTTTGACGGTAGCAGTCAAGGACAGCGTGGCTGGAGCTGGGTTTTTGGAGATGGGGGATCGTCTACCATTCAGAATCCAACCCATGCTTATATAAGTCAAGGAATATACAATGTTACCGAGACGGCTACCGATAAAGACGGCTTTTCTTGTTCTCTCACAAAGCCTGTTGGTGTTGAACGTCCTATTCCAATTTGGAAAGAGGTGAGCCCCAAATAG